Proteins encoded in a region of the Suncus etruscus isolate mSunEtr1 chromosome 1, mSunEtr1.pri.cur, whole genome shotgun sequence genome:
- the PHF24 gene encoding PHD finger protein 24, which translates to MGVLMSKRQTVEQVQKVSLAVSAFKEGLRDRPSIRRSGELAEPRRGTVEGSVQEVQEDKEAEARAPVLQDESNIRRGAWERLRDGRGVEPEDLDRISRCFTQPAFIRPTRQLDDDKPPDICLELRESIVNDEMCDICEVWTAESLFPCRICSRVFHDGCLRRMGYIQPDSSAEVTETAHTDTGWSCHYCDNLNLLLTEEEMYSLTEIFHQCKVIPDCSLTLEDFLRYRHQVAKRGESNRTLSEEQEELVAQQFAALDPEHRGHIEWSDFLSHESLLLLQQLRPQNSLLRLLTVKERERVRDAFMAQGGGGAISEAECHRMQHAWFCKRPAEAPSCSVSVSHVGPIADSSPASSSSSSKNQDKPLLPTEQETRSVDWLTFLQKNVIYILASRPNSAAIHLKPPG; encoded by the exons ATGGGGGTGCTGATGTCCAAGCGGCAGACGGTGGAACAAGTCCAGAAAGTGAGCCTGGCTGTGTCTGCCTTCAAGGAAGGGCTGCGGGACAGACCTTCCATCCGACGCTCAGGCGAGCTCGCAGAGCCCCGACGAGGCACTGTTGAGGGTTCTGTGCAAGAGGTACAGGAAGATAAAGAAGCAGAGGCCAGAGCCCCAGTACTCCAAGATGAGAGCAACATCCGGCGGGGGGCCTGGGAGCGACTCCGAGATGGGCGTGGGGTAGAGCCCGAGGACTTGGACAGAATTAGCCGCTGCTTCACGCAGCCCGCCTTCATCCGGCCTACCCGCCAACTGGACGATGATAAGCCCCCTGACATCTGCTTAGAGCTCAGAGAGTCG ATTGTCAATGATGAGATGTGTGACATCTGTGAAGTATGGACAGCCGAGAGCCTCTTCCCATGCAGGATCTGCTCCAGGGTTTTCCATGATGGCTGCCTGCGCCGCATGGGCTACATTCAACCAGACAGCAGTGCAGAAGTGACTGAAACGGCCCACACGGACACAGGCTGGAGTTGCCACTACTGT GACAATCTCAACCTGCTGCTTACCGAGGAGGAGATGTATAGCCTCACAGAGATCTTCCATCAATGTAAAGTCATCCCTG ATTGTTCCCTTACGCTGGAGGACTTCTTGCGCTACCGCCACCAAGTAGCAAAGCGAGGGGAGAGTAACAGGACCCTCAGCGAGGAGCAGGAAGAGCTAGTGGCCCAGCAGTTTGCAGCCTTGGACCCTGAGCACCGCGGCCATATAGAGTGGTCAGACTTCTTGTCCCACGAGTCCCTCCTGCTCCTGCAACAGTTGCGTCCCCAG AATTCTCTGTTGAGGCTGCTGACAGTCAAGGAGCGCGAACGAGTGCGGGATGCGTTCATGGCACAGGGCGGCGGGGGCGCTATCAGCGAGGCTGAATGCCACCGCATGCAGCATGCCTGGTTCTGCAAACGCCCGGCAGAGGCTCCGTCCTGCAGCGTCAG TGTCAGCCATGTAGGTCCCATAGCTGACAGCAGTccagccagcagcagcagcagcagcaagaaTCAGGACAAGCCCCTGCTGCCCACTGAACAGGAGACCAG ATCCGTGGATTGGCTGACCTTCCTGCAGAAGAATGTCATCTACATCCTGGCCTCTCGCCCCAACAGCGCAGCCATTCACTTAAAACCCCCAGGATAA